Proteins from a single region of Methanoculleus taiwanensis:
- a CDS encoding class I SAM-dependent methyltransferase, translating into MHRYRNGSTLKEELARAMKRLESTGVVYPEGYCEAILEKYTPERVPYPYIVLHVGDPRIVRHFYYPEAMKQTGRLLDYGCGTGDAVRQLLRAGYPREKVTGFDVDGKSIDLGMDLYADRNESADLFRVSPTFPFEPGSFDIIYSGSVFHVIDDESEFREYLQNAFDGLRAGGTFFGSTLGLRDSASARPAEGPPRLMKRHELIDSMTEIGFSELTVREGDRSRMHGAAPGFCIFEFLAKKNG; encoded by the coding sequence ATGCACAGGTACCGGAACGGTTCGACGCTGAAAGAAGAACTTGCCCGGGCCATGAAACGGCTGGAGAGCACGGGTGTCGTCTACCCGGAGGGGTATTGCGAAGCGATCCTCGAGAAGTATACGCCCGAGCGTGTTCCGTACCCGTATATCGTCCTGCACGTCGGAGACCCCCGGATTGTCAGGCACTTTTACTACCCCGAGGCGATGAAACAGACCGGCCGTCTCCTCGACTACGGATGCGGCACGGGAGATGCCGTCAGGCAGCTTCTGCGGGCCGGGTATCCGCGGGAGAAGGTAACGGGATTTGACGTCGACGGCAAAAGCATCGACCTCGGCATGGACCTCTACGCCGACCGAAACGAGAGCGCCGATCTCTTCCGGGTATCACCCACGTTCCCGTTCGAACCCGGCTCGTTCGACATCATCTACTCGGGAAGCGTCTTTCACGTGATCGACGACGAGAGCGAGTTCCGGGAATACCTGCAGAACGCCTTCGACGGCCTGCGGGCCGGGGGGACATTCTTCGGCTCGACGCTGGGTCTCCGGGATTCGGCGTCCGCACGGCCCGCCGAAGGACCTCCGCGGCTGATGAAACGGCACGAACTGATAGACTCGATGACGGAGATCGGGTTTTCGGAGCTGACGGTGCGTGAAGGCGACCGGTCCCGCATGCACGGTGCGGCGCCCGGCTTTTGCATCTTCGAATTTTTGGCGAAGAAGAACGGATGA
- a CDS encoding ABC transporter ATP-binding protein — protein sequence MKISIRDMSFSYRSTSVLQNLSLEVGEGSILGLVGPNGSGKTTLIKCIDQILRPRGSILIGDHEVSRMEAGEIARVIGYVPQSSPPMPSFTVFDMVLMGRRSRMGWRVGDEDIDRVAAVMEQLKIDGLAMRNFNELSGGQKQKILIARALAQDPNVLLLDEPTSSLDLRHQLEAMECIRSLVDTTGITVVISIHDLNLAARYCDTLAMLKGGIVSAAGPPGHLITPENIRAVYGVEARIIDNDGTGPIVVPIRAADAGEP from the coding sequence GTGAAGATTTCCATACGGGATATGAGCTTCTCGTACCGGAGTACCTCCGTCCTGCAGAATCTCTCCCTTGAGGTAGGTGAGGGGTCGATCCTCGGCCTGGTCGGTCCGAACGGTTCGGGGAAGACCACACTCATCAAGTGCATCGATCAGATCCTCAGACCCAGGGGAAGCATCCTCATCGGCGATCACGAGGTTTCACGCATGGAGGCCGGGGAGATTGCACGGGTCATCGGCTATGTCCCGCAGAGCTCGCCTCCGATGCCCTCGTTCACGGTCTTTGACATGGTGCTGATGGGGCGGCGGTCGCGTATGGGCTGGCGCGTGGGAGATGAGGATATCGACCGCGTGGCTGCCGTGATGGAGCAGCTGAAGATCGACGGGCTTGCGATGCGGAACTTCAACGAGCTCTCGGGCGGGCAGAAGCAGAAGATCCTGATCGCACGGGCGCTTGCACAGGATCCAAATGTGCTTCTCCTGGACGAACCGACGAGCAGCCTCGACCTCCGGCACCAGCTCGAGGCGATGGAGTGCATCCGGTCGCTCGTGGACACGACCGGGATCACCGTCGTGATCTCGATCCACGACCTGAATCTCGCCGCCCGGTACTGCGACACCCTGGCCATGCTGAAAGGAGGGATCGTCTCTGCCGCAGGTCCCCCCGGACACCTGATCACCCCGGAAAATATCCGGGCGGTCTACGGCGTCGAGGCTCGCATCATCGACAACGACGGTACCGGCCCGATCGTCGTCCCCATCCGGGCTGCAGATGCCGGAGAACCGTGA